The DNA region CGTACTCGCCCGCCCCCAGCGGCCCCGATCCGTACACGGTGACCACGAGCACCCGCACGCGCGCGGTGTCCTCCCGTTCGCTGCTCTCCAGCAGGGTGAGCCGACGGTCCTCCGTGCCGAGCGGAATGCGCTCGCACGAATCAGCGACGTCGGGGGCGAGGTAGCTCAGCGCCTCGGACACGTCCCCGTCGACCACGGCTTGGGAGTAGCGCTGCACGACTCCCTCGGGTGTCGCCGGATCCAGCAGTGCGGGACCGCCACGCGCGAAGACCGCTATCAGGGCCACGACGACCACCAGGACGACGCCGCTGATCAACGCGATGAGGGCCGCTCGGGATCGTCGGACGTGATCGTCGGTCATGGTGTCATCATGCCGGTTCGCCGCGTCCGACCGCATCGGATCCGGCCCAGACGGCGGGCGCGGCCGCCTTCCAGCCACAATGATCCCTCCGGCCCACTGGCCACCCCCGCAGGATACGATCGATGGTGGGCGAGGATGCCCGCGGATGCCGATCCAGGGGGGTCGCTTTGGCCGATATCGCGACGACGGATGCTGCCACAGGAACCGGTGGCGGTATCACCGCGGAAGGGTTCGCGCGCGTCACCGACAGCATCCTGGCCTCAGTGGGACGGGTCATCGACGGCAAACCTGAAGCCGTGCGCAGCGCCCTGGTCTGCCTGCTCGCCGAGGGGCACCTGCTCATCGAGGACGTGCCCGGGGTCGGCAAGACCATGCTGGCGCGAGCGCTCGCCGCATCCGTGGACGCCACCGTGCGACGCATCCAGTTCACGCCCGACCTCCTGCCCGGTGATGTGACCGGGGTGAGCGTGTTCAACCCGGTGGACCGGGAGTTCGAGTTCAAGCCCGGCGCGATCTTCGCGCACATCGTCATCGCGGACGAGATCAACCGGTCCTCCCCGAAGACGCAGTCCGCGCTGCTGGAGGCGATGGAAGAGGGTCAGGTCACCGTCGACGGCCAGACCCATCCCCTGCCTGATCCCTTCCTCGTCGTCGCCACGCAGAATCCGCTCGAGATGGAGGGCACGTACGCCCTGCCCGAGGCGCAGCGCGACCGATTCATGATGCGGATCTCGATGGGCTACCCGGATCCGCGCAGCGAGGCGCTGATGCTGCGCCAGCGGGACACCGTCAACCCGCTGGACGCCATCGCGCCGGTGGCCTCGGCGTCCCGGGTTGCGGAGCTGGTGGCATGGGCGCGCGCCGTTCATGTCGCCCCCACCATCGAGGACTACGCGGTGGCTCTGGCCGGCGCGACCCGCACGCACTCCGACCTGCGACTGGGTGCGAGCCCGCGGGCCACGCTGCAGCTGGTCCGGGCCGCGAAGGTGTGGGCGGCACTGGACGGGCGCGGCTTCGTCATCCCGGATGACATCACCGCTCTTCTGATACCGGTGTTCTCACATCGTCTGATCCCCACGCGATCGGCCGGCGGGGCTCGCGCACGAACCACCGCCGACGCCATCGCGTCGATCCTGGAACGCATCGCCGGAAGCGTGCGCGTTCCCATCGCCGCCCGCCAGTGACATTCCGATGAGACGCCTCTGGCCGCTGACCGCCCGTGGAACGGGTGCTCTCATCCTCGCCCTGGCGTGCTTCATCATCGCCAGCGAGGTCGGAATCGTCGAGCTGGTGTACTTCGGCATCCTGCTCATCGCCGTGCTGGCGGCCAGCGTCGTCTCCCTGTACGTGACCCGTCGATCCGAGACGGTCTCGCGATCGCTGTCGCCGGATGCGGCAACCGTGGGCAGGGAGGCGCTGGTGACGGTTCGCGTGGGGGTGCGCACCGCACTCCCGACGGCGCCGGGAACCTGGCGCGACACGGTTCCCAAGGGGCTCACCGCGAAGGCCGAGGGGGTATTCCCGGCACTGGGTTCGGGGCTGCGTGGTGCCGAACGCATGATCGAGTTCGCGTATGTCGTCAGCGGCGCGCGGCGCGGCATCCATGCTCTGGGGCCGTTGCAGGTGACCTCGAGCGATCCGTTCGGCCTGGCCCGGCGCACGACCCTGTTCGGCGAGCGCACGAAAGTGACGGTCGCCCCGGCGGTCATCGACCTGCCCGCGCTGAGCAACTTCGCGGGCGAAACGGGCGGCACACTGCACACCACGAACAACCAGCTCGGTCAAGGCGCGGACAACCTGATCGCGCGACCGTACGTCCCGGGCGACTCGATGCGACGCATCCATTGGCGTGCGACGGCGCACCGCGACGAGCTGATGGTGCGGCAGGAGGAGCAGGAGTCCACTCCGGAAGCGACCGTCGTGCTGGACCGCGGCGTGCTGCGCTTCTCCCCTGAGGCGATGCAGGCACCCGGCACCGACGCGGCTTTCGAAGCAGCCATCTCGGCCTGCGTCTCGGTGGTCACGCGGCTCGTGCACGACGGGTACGCGGTGGAGGTGATCGATTCCGACGGCTCGATGCTCGCCGAACGCATCGACGGCGGAGACATGACCGAAGTCGAAGGTCTGGTCAACCACTTCGCCACGGTGACCGCGCGGCGCGACGAGCACCTGGGCAAGCTCGTCCGCGTCTTCGCCGGCGTGATGACCGGACCGATCGTCCTGATCGTGGGCCGCTTCGATCCCGCCGACGCCGACGTCATCGCGCCGGTCGCCCATCACAGCACGCTGCCGCTGCTGCTGGCCGTCGCACCGGTCGGGAACTCGCTCGAGCGCGCCGCCGACCGGGGCTGGCATGCCGCGCTGATCGATCCGGACGGCGACCTCGCCACGTCGTGGTCGGCGGCGGCCGACCGGGGGGTGAGCCATGTCCTCCGATGAGCGTCCCGCCCGGCGCGGTGCAGAGCTGACCCTCACGATCGCGGTGCTGGCGGCCGTGTTCGCGTCGCTCCTGCCTCTGATGCGGGTCGTTCGCCCGAGCAGCTGGCTGCTCGGAGCGATCCTGCTGTCGGTCGCCGTTCTCGCCGCAGGTTTCATCGCCCGCCGCTACCGTCTGCCGGCCGTCGCGGTCAGCCTCGTCGAGGCATCCGTGTGGGTCGTCTTCATGATGCTGGTGTTCCTGCGCGATACCGCGCTGTTGTGGATCATCCCCACCCCCGAGACCGTGCAATCCCTGACCGCACTCGTCTCACGCGGCGGGGAGGAGATCGCGGTCGGCGCCGCACCGCTGGATGCCAGTCTCGCGCTGTCGATGCTGATCGTCGGCGGCACCGGATTGCTCACGCTCGTCGTCGATCACGTGGTGCTCACCGCTCGGATGCCGCTGCTGGGCGCGATCGGTCTGATCGCCGTCTCGCTCATTCCGTCGATTGCCGTGCCGGGCGAGGTCGACATCATGGCGTTCGTGCTGCTGGCGGCGGCCATCCTCTTCCTGATGCGCACCGACACGCGTTCGCGCGAGGAACCGCTGGGACGTGAATCGACCCGAACCGCCGGCGTGCCGGCGACCGCTCTGGGCATCGGCGCGATCGCGGTGGTCGTGACCCTCGTCGCGGCGCCCCTCATGCCGCAGCCCGTCGCCCGCGCCGGGTCCGGCACCATCGGCACCGGACCGGGGATCGACGCGACGCTGCAACTGGGCGACGACCTGCGGCGCCCGCGCGAAGTCGAAGTCCTGCAGGTGCGCTCCAGCGCCCCGTCACCCCCGTATCTGCGCGCCACCACCCTGTCGCAGTTCGACGGAGACGTCTGGGAACCGGACCGGGTCCGCACTGTTCCGCTGGAGAGCGAAGATCCCCTCGGGGGGGTCGTCGTTGACGAGGGCATTCGCCTTGCGGAATACGTCACCTCCGTGGAGGTCCTCAACCTTGCCTCTCCCTGGCTGCCGGTGGCCTACCCCGCCGTGGCGGTCAACGGATTGGAAGGCCAATGGACGGCGGCGCCGTACAACCGCACGATCCTCAGTCAGGCCGGCACGACGCAAGGCCAGAACTACGAGGTCATCACCAACGTCCCCCGGCCGACCCTGGAGCAGATCCGCGCGCACTCCGCGCGCGGCGAGGAGCAGCCAGACGGGACGGCGGCCCTCCCCGCCGACATCGCACCCATCGTCGGGGACCTCGCCGCCGAGGTGACCGCCGATGCGACGAACGACTACGACGCGCTGGTCGCGCTGCAGGGGTGGTTCCGCAGCCCGGAATTCCGGTATTCGCTGGATGCTCCCGTCGAGGAGGGGTTCGACGGCTCCGGCACCGAGGCGGTGGCGAAGTTCCTGGAGCAGCGCGAGGGCTACTGCATCCACTTCGCGTCGGCGTTCGCGCTGATGGCGCGCACGCTCGGGATGCCGACCCGCATCGTAGTCGGCTATCTCCCGGGCAGCGCGACCAGCGACGCGGTGCAGCGCGAAACCCTGTACACCGTGTCCAGCGCCCAGCTGCATGCGTGGCCGGAGGTGCTCTTCGAAGGAATCGGGTGGGTGCCCTTCGAACCGACGAACGGGCTCGGCGTGCCGACCTCGTTCTCGCCCGCGAGCACGATCCCCGGCAGCACGGATGACCCAGCCCTGGCCTCCCCCGCTCCGACCGCGTCTGCCCTGCTCCCCGGGCGCACGCCCGATGACCTCGCCGCAGACCAGACAGGCGGTGAGGCCGGCTCCACCGCCAACGCGATCAACCCGCTGCCCGCGTTGACGGTGGCACTCGGCATCCTGTTCGCCCTGGCGATTCCCGCGCTGATCCGTGAACTGAGACGACGGCAGATGATCGCCTCGGCCCGAGCCGGCGATGCCGCCGCGGCCTGGCTTGTCGTGCAGGACACCGCGATCGATCTCGGCATCGATGTGCCGGCGAGTGAGACGCCGCGCAACCTCGGCACGCGCCTCGTGCAGGCGCACGGGGCGCCCGCCGCCGAGATGAGCCAGTTGATCAGCGCCATCGAACGGGCAAGCTACGCGCCAGGGGGCAAGCATGCCTTCTGGCAGGGTGACGCGATGGCGAATGCAGCGGTCACCGTGAGCGCCGCGATGGTGGCCTCAGTCGACGTTCCGCGCCGGCTGCTGGCGCTGCTGGTACCCCGATCGCTGATCGTACGGCCGGGCAGCGTCTACGCCGGTTCGGGCAGGACCGTCCGCGCAAGGTAGGATGGTCCGCGGCCCGCAAGGGCCACGGAGGATTCGCCTAGTGGCCTATGGCGCACGCTTGGAAAGCGTGTTGAGTGAAAGCTCTCAGGGGTTCGAATCCCCTATCCTCCGCCATGTGATGTCTCGCGACATATGTCTCATATGTCGCGAGACATCTGTCATTTGTGGGGCCAGCGGCCGGGTGGGGTGAGTTGGTTGCGCCAGTAGCCCTGGGCGGGGTTTATGTGGTGTTCGCTGAGGATTTCGCCGGTTTCGAGGTGGGTCACGGTGACGGTGGTTTCGTCGCTGATCGCGAGGATGCGTTTGCCGGTGTGGTGTCGTCCGATGCCGAGGTGGTGCATGCGGCCGGCGCGTCGGA from Microbacterium sp. zg-B185 includes:
- a CDS encoding MoxR family ATPase; translation: MADIATTDAATGTGGGITAEGFARVTDSILASVGRVIDGKPEAVRSALVCLLAEGHLLIEDVPGVGKTMLARALAASVDATVRRIQFTPDLLPGDVTGVSVFNPVDREFEFKPGAIFAHIVIADEINRSSPKTQSALLEAMEEGQVTVDGQTHPLPDPFLVVATQNPLEMEGTYALPEAQRDRFMMRISMGYPDPRSEALMLRQRDTVNPLDAIAPVASASRVAELVAWARAVHVAPTIEDYAVALAGATRTHSDLRLGASPRATLQLVRAAKVWAALDGRGFVIPDDITALLIPVFSHRLIPTRSAGGARARTTADAIASILERIAGSVRVPIAARQ
- a CDS encoding DUF58 domain-containing protein, whose protein sequence is MRRLWPLTARGTGALILALACFIIASEVGIVELVYFGILLIAVLAASVVSLYVTRRSETVSRSLSPDAATVGREALVTVRVGVRTALPTAPGTWRDTVPKGLTAKAEGVFPALGSGLRGAERMIEFAYVVSGARRGIHALGPLQVTSSDPFGLARRTTLFGERTKVTVAPAVIDLPALSNFAGETGGTLHTTNNQLGQGADNLIARPYVPGDSMRRIHWRATAHRDELMVRQEEQESTPEATVVLDRGVLRFSPEAMQAPGTDAAFEAAISACVSVVTRLVHDGYAVEVIDSDGSMLAERIDGGDMTEVEGLVNHFATVTARRDEHLGKLVRVFAGVMTGPIVLIVGRFDPADADVIAPVAHHSTLPLLLAVAPVGNSLERAADRGWHAALIDPDGDLATSWSAAADRGVSHVLR
- a CDS encoding DUF3488 and transglutaminase-like domain-containing protein; the encoded protein is MSSDERPARRGAELTLTIAVLAAVFASLLPLMRVVRPSSWLLGAILLSVAVLAAGFIARRYRLPAVAVSLVEASVWVVFMMLVFLRDTALLWIIPTPETVQSLTALVSRGGEEIAVGAAPLDASLALSMLIVGGTGLLTLVVDHVVLTARMPLLGAIGLIAVSLIPSIAVPGEVDIMAFVLLAAAILFLMRTDTRSREEPLGRESTRTAGVPATALGIGAIAVVVTLVAAPLMPQPVARAGSGTIGTGPGIDATLQLGDDLRRPREVEVLQVRSSAPSPPYLRATTLSQFDGDVWEPDRVRTVPLESEDPLGGVVVDEGIRLAEYVTSVEVLNLASPWLPVAYPAVAVNGLEGQWTAAPYNRTILSQAGTTQGQNYEVITNVPRPTLEQIRAHSARGEEQPDGTAALPADIAPIVGDLAAEVTADATNDYDALVALQGWFRSPEFRYSLDAPVEEGFDGSGTEAVAKFLEQREGYCIHFASAFALMARTLGMPTRIVVGYLPGSATSDAVQRETLYTVSSAQLHAWPEVLFEGIGWVPFEPTNGLGVPTSFSPASTIPGSTDDPALASPAPTASALLPGRTPDDLAADQTGGEAGSTANAINPLPALTVALGILFALAIPALIRELRRRQMIASARAGDAAAAWLVVQDTAIDLGIDVPASETPRNLGTRLVQAHGAPAAEMSQLISAIERASYAPGGKHAFWQGDAMANAAVTVSAAMVASVDVPRRLLALLVPRSLIVRPGSVYAGSGRTVRAR